Proteins encoded by one window of Erythrobacter sp.:
- a CDS encoding tetratricopeptide repeat protein, whose translation MASAPLPAVAQEVVQSVPGPENEALSDALRRLSRNPDSVSALIDAGYASLALNDIQAALGFFSRAQAQRPEDEAVLTGLALVAVRRGEGAIAVQLFDNASAAGASLSRYAGERGLAYDLVGNNARAQRLYRQALSREESDEVIRRLALSYAMSGDGPASEATLLPLLQRQDRSAYRSRAFALAILGQDDEAVTIAETMLPPRLSGRLAPYLRYMPRLTRAQQAAAANLGRFPPAADIGRDSAQVMAMGDDVQEPASPSGNAGTDRLTPSGEPLGPPVSTEVVQATPPAVPASGGELPALVAATQVPPPPARPPEPVLAAALAGEAVAPPAVQSEATAEPVVVAALDEVVPGPAATAEARPSFSISNSPEPVEEPLDLAEAFAEFTLPGDGLPVAPAAGAVDITAITPAREAPPPPPAPPPPPAHPSRHWVQVATGQDVAAFRFDWRRIGRSADGLLDGREAYTARWNQANRLLTGPFESARAADQFVTQLGAVGVDAFRFTSTAGEEVRAID comes from the coding sequence TTGGCCAGTGCTCCTCTGCCCGCAGTCGCGCAGGAAGTGGTGCAGTCTGTGCCCGGTCCCGAGAACGAAGCACTCAGCGATGCCTTGCGGCGGCTGTCGCGCAATCCGGACAGTGTCAGCGCACTGATCGATGCGGGGTATGCCTCGCTTGCACTCAACGATATTCAGGCTGCTCTCGGCTTCTTTAGCCGCGCCCAGGCACAGCGCCCGGAAGACGAGGCAGTCCTCACCGGCTTGGCGCTGGTGGCGGTTCGCCGGGGTGAAGGCGCGATTGCGGTCCAACTGTTCGACAACGCCAGTGCTGCCGGTGCTTCACTCTCGCGCTACGCCGGCGAACGAGGACTGGCCTATGATCTGGTGGGCAACAATGCCCGTGCCCAGCGCCTCTACCGTCAGGCCCTCTCGCGCGAGGAGAGCGACGAGGTTATCCGGCGATTGGCGCTTTCCTATGCCATGTCGGGCGACGGGCCGGCGTCCGAAGCAACACTGCTGCCCTTGCTGCAACGGCAGGATCGCAGTGCCTATCGCAGCCGCGCTTTTGCGCTCGCCATCCTGGGCCAGGATGACGAGGCCGTGACGATTGCCGAAACCATGCTGCCGCCGCGCCTCTCCGGGCGGCTGGCGCCCTACCTGCGCTACATGCCGCGCCTGACGCGCGCGCAGCAGGCGGCCGCAGCCAATCTCGGGCGTTTCCCGCCTGCCGCAGATATCGGGCGTGATTCGGCTCAGGTGATGGCGATGGGCGACGATGTGCAGGAGCCCGCCTCACCGTCCGGGAATGCCGGCACCGATCGTTTGACTCCGAGCGGCGAGCCATTGGGTCCGCCGGTTTCCACCGAGGTCGTGCAGGCTACGCCGCCTGCGGTCCCCGCAAGCGGTGGGGAACTGCCCGCGCTGGTAGCAGCCACGCAGGTTCCTCCGCCGCCTGCCCGTCCGCCCGAACCGGTGCTTGCCGCCGCGCTCGCCGGAGAAGCGGTAGCGCCGCCCGCAGTACAGTCCGAAGCGACGGCCGAACCTGTCGTCGTTGCCGCTCTGGATGAGGTGGTCCCCGGACCCGCGGCGACAGCAGAGGCCAGGCCCTCCTTCTCGATCTCGAATTCGCCCGAACCCGTCGAAGAGCCTCTCGATCTCGCCGAAGCCTTCGCCGAGTTCACTTTGCCCGGCGATGGCCTGCCGGTGGCTCCGGCAGCAGGCGCGGTGGATATCACTGCCATCACCCCCGCCCGCGAAGCTCCGCCTCCTCCGCCAGCACCGCCGCCGCCGCCCGCGCATCCCAGTCGCCATTGGGTGCAGGTAGCAACCGGACAGGATGTTGCCGCCTTCCGATTCGACTGGCGGCGGATAGGTCGCAGCGCCGACGGTTTGCTGGATGGCCGCGAGGCCTACACCGCGCGCTGGAACCAGGCGAATCGACTGCTGACCGGTCCGTTCGAGTCGGCGCGCGCGGCGGATCAGTTTGTCACCCAGTTGGGCGCAGTCGGCGTCGATGCCTTCCGCTTCACCAGCACTGCTGGCGAGGAAGTGCGCGCGATCGATTGA
- the ftsZ gene encoding cell division protein FtsZ, which produces MSINIGPPSVEELRPRITVIGVGGAGGNAISNMIDAEIEGVDFIVANTDAQALNTSSAEHRIQLGPDITQGLGAGSRPEVGRAAAEETTEEIERALEGVNMVFIAAGMGGGTGTGAAPVIAKVARDKGILTVGVVTKPFLFEGTRRMRAAENGIDELQKNVDTLIVIPNQNLFLVAKADTTFKEAFMLADEVLQQGVRSITDLMVMPGLINLDFADVRSVMGEMGKAMMGTGEGEGDNRALEAAERAIANPLLDGVSMQGARGVIISIIGGEDMKLLEVDEAANHIRELVDPEANIIWGSAFNPDLDGKIRVSVVATGIDQSAEYPESASRTLDLSASRGPSRPVMPIPAAIPAADPVEEEDTLDLGAMEESADDSTSVTEASESGTHSKPMPDAADDSAFGTDADDGYGADEGEEDDDLAFTLTAPMEDSADQPTTTEEGDADDELLLDANRLVEADEAVQPGMGGRRARMLGAAAASQGESGGEASASAEPAPPAPAPAAPPSGGGSTLFERMANLSRQGKGDEGDDDDDGDDDGGSMRIPRFLGRQNNQ; this is translated from the coding sequence ATGAGCATCAATATCGGCCCGCCTTCGGTGGAGGAACTTCGTCCGCGCATCACCGTGATCGGTGTGGGCGGGGCGGGCGGCAACGCCATTTCCAACATGATCGATGCGGAAATCGAAGGTGTCGACTTCATCGTCGCCAATACCGACGCGCAGGCGCTCAACACGTCATCGGCGGAACACCGCATTCAGCTCGGCCCGGATATTACCCAGGGACTGGGCGCCGGATCGCGGCCCGAAGTCGGGCGCGCGGCGGCGGAAGAGACTACCGAGGAAATCGAGCGTGCGCTGGAAGGCGTGAACATGGTCTTCATCGCGGCGGGCATGGGCGGCGGCACCGGAACCGGTGCGGCTCCGGTGATCGCCAAGGTGGCGCGGGACAAAGGCATCCTCACGGTCGGCGTGGTCACCAAGCCGTTCCTGTTCGAAGGCACCCGGCGGATGCGCGCTGCCGAAAACGGCATCGACGAACTGCAGAAGAACGTCGACACGCTCATCGTCATCCCGAACCAGAACCTGTTCCTGGTGGCCAAGGCCGATACCACGTTCAAGGAAGCCTTCATGCTCGCCGACGAGGTGCTGCAACAGGGCGTCCGCTCGATCACCGATCTGATGGTGATGCCGGGCCTCATCAATCTCGACTTTGCCGACGTGCGTTCGGTGATGGGAGAAATGGGCAAGGCGATGATGGGCACCGGCGAGGGCGAGGGCGACAATCGCGCGCTCGAAGCCGCCGAACGCGCCATCGCCAACCCGTTGCTCGACGGGGTGTCGATGCAGGGCGCGCGCGGCGTGATCATCTCGATCATCGGCGGCGAGGACATGAAGCTGCTCGAAGTGGACGAAGCGGCGAACCACATCCGCGAGCTGGTGGACCCGGAAGCCAACATTATCTGGGGCAGCGCCTTCAATCCCGATCTCGATGGCAAGATCCGCGTTTCGGTAGTCGCTACCGGCATCGACCAGAGCGCCGAATATCCCGAATCCGCCTCGCGTACGCTCGATCTGTCGGCCTCGCGCGGGCCGTCGCGCCCGGTGATGCCGATCCCGGCGGCCATTCCTGCGGCGGATCCCGTCGAAGAGGAGGACACTCTCGATCTCGGCGCGATGGAAGAGAGCGCGGACGATTCCACTTCCGTTACGGAAGCCAGCGAGAGCGGGACGCATTCGAAGCCAATGCCCGATGCGGCGGACGACTCCGCTTTCGGCACGGATGCCGATGATGGCTACGGCGCGGATGAAGGCGAGGAAGACGACGATCTTGCCTTCACCCTGACTGCGCCGATGGAAGACAGTGCCGATCAGCCAACCACGACCGAAGAGGGTGACGCTGACGACGAACTGCTTCTCGATGCGAACCGATTGGTGGAAGCCGACGAAGCGGTTCAGCCGGGAATGGGCGGGAGGCGCGCGCGGATGCTGGGCGCGGCGGCGGCTTCACAGGGCGAAAGTGGCGGTGAAGCTTCGGCCAGCGCTGAACCCGCGCCGCCTGCTCCGGCACCAGCAGCTCCGCCTTCGGGCGGAGGCAGTACACTGTTCGAACGCATGGCCAACCTCTCGCGACAGGGTAAGGGCGACGAAGGCGACGACGATGATGACGGGGACGACGATGGCGGCTCCATGCGGATTCCGCGCTTCCTTGGTCGGCAGAACAACCAGTAG
- the ftsA gene encoding cell division protein FtsA has protein sequence MAMPQHQRIARVFGAVNIGSFRVSAIIAAITENGEMQVLGSGHRASQGISRGYVVDMAAATHAARDALDRAEKLAGTNVESVWIGCSGAGLASEIRPVEIGIGGRRIEEEDIETLLVAARDTIQPDGRSVLHAQPACYFLDGAHGVANPKGLHAERLGVDIHVMLADGAPIRNVTEAVQNAHFDVEGVVASPLATGYACLTAEERDLGVAMVEFGGEVTNVAVYAAGRLVGLTAIPRGSGDITDAIASAFSIRRFQAERLKCVNGSAMASKSDHREMISVTAPGEEGRGPVARGADDRNQVPRAELITVITGELDLMMRDIGRALENMGFAGGQPGSRARQVVITGGGAELAGLADYAQSTLGVPVRIGKPLALKGLPEAHTTPGFATLAGLVLYAAADPIDIRSVGSRFTRTTSYGPVDTLLRVWGAMKEYF, from the coding sequence ATGGCTATGCCGCAGCATCAACGCATCGCGCGTGTATTTGGCGCGGTGAATATCGGCTCGTTCCGGGTCTCTGCGATCATTGCCGCGATTACCGAGAACGGCGAAATGCAGGTGCTCGGCAGCGGCCACCGCGCCAGTCAGGGCATTTCGCGCGGCTACGTGGTGGACATGGCCGCCGCTACCCATGCTGCGCGCGACGCGCTTGACCGGGCCGAGAAGCTGGCCGGGACCAATGTCGAAAGCGTATGGATCGGCTGTTCGGGTGCGGGGCTGGCGAGCGAGATACGCCCGGTTGAAATCGGCATCGGCGGCCGCCGGATCGAGGAAGAGGATATCGAGACGCTGCTGGTGGCAGCGCGCGATACCATCCAACCCGACGGACGCTCTGTGCTCCACGCGCAACCCGCCTGCTATTTCCTCGATGGCGCGCACGGCGTGGCCAATCCCAAGGGGCTGCACGCCGAACGGCTGGGCGTGGATATCCACGTGATGCTGGCGGACGGCGCGCCGATCCGCAATGTCACCGAAGCGGTGCAGAACGCGCATTTCGATGTCGAGGGCGTGGTCGCCTCGCCGCTCGCCACCGGCTACGCCTGCCTGACCGCCGAAGAGCGCGATCTGGGCGTGGCGATGGTGGAATTCGGCGGCGAAGTGACCAATGTCGCGGTCTATGCGGCCGGGCGGCTGGTGGGGCTGACGGCGATCCCGCGCGGATCGGGCGATATTACAGACGCCATCGCATCGGCCTTCTCGATTCGCCGTTTCCAGGCCGAACGGCTGAAATGCGTCAACGGTTCGGCAATGGCGAGCAAGTCCGATCACCGCGAGATGATTTCGGTCACCGCGCCGGGCGAGGAAGGGCGCGGCCCGGTCGCGCGCGGGGCGGACGATCGTAATCAGGTGCCGCGCGCCGAACTGATCACCGTCATCACCGGCGAACTCGATCTGATGATGCGCGATATCGGGCGGGCGCTGGAGAACATGGGCTTTGCCGGTGGCCAGCCCGGATCGCGCGCGCGGCAGGTGGTCATTACCGGCGGCGGGGCGGAGCTGGCCGGGCTCGCGGACTATGCCCAGAGTACGCTGGGTGTGCCAGTCCGGATCGGCAAGCCACTGGCGCTGAAGGGCCTGCCCGAAGCGCATACCACCCCCGGTTTCGCCACGCTCGCGGGGTTGGTGCTCTACGCGGCAGCGGATCCGATCGACATCCGCTCGGTCGGATCGCGCTTCACCCGCACCACATCCTACGGGCCGGTCGATACGCTGTTGCGCGTATGGGGTGCGATGAAGGAATATTTCTAG
- a CDS encoding FtsQ-type POTRA domain-containing protein: protein MARTVTRKTPGVRRQARAQGTSRRVRQARSTGSSWLWRALALLPFTESQLHKAFMVLILGSGVALALFIANVSGASAVISDRVAHIASNAGYRVANVQVTGTERMNEMAVYERALGQQDLAMTRVDMQALRAELMELPWVQDARVSRQLPATLIVDIIERQPHAVLARPDRLMLIDPTGVELEPIARNAAEDYLLIEGPGAQDRVEDLTALLDAAPALQSQVTGAEWVGNRRWNLTFATGQRLALPEGEEKSAAALISFAQADGVHRLIGGQAASFDMRNAPRMYMSVPGRAEAEELAMGEDS from the coding sequence ATGGCGCGCACCGTCACCCGCAAGACCCCCGGCGTCCGGCGGCAAGCCCGCGCGCAGGGCACCAGTCGCCGCGTGCGGCAGGCGCGCAGCACCGGCAGTTCGTGGCTGTGGCGCGCGTTGGCCCTGCTGCCGTTCACCGAAAGCCAGCTGCACAAGGCGTTCATGGTGCTGATCCTGGGCAGCGGCGTGGCGCTGGCGCTGTTCATCGCCAATGTCTCCGGCGCGAGTGCAGTTATTTCCGACCGCGTCGCGCACATCGCCTCCAACGCCGGATACCGTGTGGCCAATGTGCAGGTAACCGGCACCGAGCGGATGAACGAAATGGCTGTCTATGAACGCGCGCTCGGCCAGCAGGATCTGGCGATGACGCGGGTGGATATGCAGGCCCTGCGGGCAGAACTGATGGAACTGCCGTGGGTGCAGGACGCGCGTGTGTCGCGCCAGCTGCCCGCCACGCTGATCGTCGACATCATCGAGCGCCAGCCGCATGCCGTGCTCGCCCGGCCCGACCGGCTGATGCTGATCGATCCCACCGGGGTCGAACTCGAACCCATCGCCCGCAATGCGGCGGAGGACTACCTGCTGATCGAAGGCCCCGGCGCGCAGGACCGGGTGGAAGACCTGACCGCGCTGCTCGACGCTGCGCCCGCGCTGCAATCGCAGGTGACGGGTGCCGAATGGGTGGGGAACCGGCGCTGGAATCTCACCTTCGCCACCGGCCAGCGGCTTGCCTTGCCCGAAGGCGAGGAAAAATCGGCCGCCGCACTGATCAGCTTTGCGCAGGCCGATGGCGTGCACCGGCTGATCGGCGGGCAGGCCGCCAGCTTCGATATGCGCAATGCGCCGCGCATGTACATGAGCGTGCCGGGCCGGGCCGAGGCAGAAGAACTGGCAATGGGGGAGGACAGCTGA
- a CDS encoding D-alanine--D-alanine ligase → MDRLHILVLMGGWANERPVSLMSGKGVADALESLGHRVTRLDMERDVAARIAEAAPDVVFNALHGVPGEDGTVQGMLDLMGIPYTHSGLATSVVAIDKELTKQALVPHGVPMPGGRVVRSEELYTGDPIARPYVLKPVNEGSSVGVAIVTDGSNCGNPIARDARGPWQQFESLLAEPYIRGRELTAAVIDTAEGTRALGVTELIVASGFYDFENKYTDGKTQHIFPAQIPENIAALCREYAVRAHRVLGCHGTSRTDFRWDDERGEEGLFVLETNTQPGMTPLSLVPEQARHCGIEYPQLCEMIVEEALRRFGRRFGKLG, encoded by the coding sequence ATGGATCGCTTGCACATCCTCGTCCTGATGGGCGGCTGGGCGAATGAACGCCCGGTCTCGCTAATGAGCGGCAAAGGCGTCGCCGATGCGCTCGAAAGCCTTGGCCACCGCGTCACCCGGCTCGACATGGAGCGGGACGTTGCCGCGCGGATTGCCGAGGCGGCGCCTGACGTGGTGTTCAACGCGCTGCACGGGGTGCCGGGGGAAGACGGCACGGTGCAGGGGATGCTCGACCTGATGGGGATTCCCTATACCCATTCGGGCCTCGCCACCTCGGTGGTCGCGATCGACAAGGAACTGACCAAGCAGGCGCTCGTCCCTCACGGCGTGCCGATGCCCGGCGGGCGGGTGGTGCGTTCGGAAGAGCTGTACACCGGCGATCCCATCGCGCGGCCCTATGTGCTGAAGCCGGTCAACGAAGGCAGCAGCGTCGGCGTTGCCATCGTCACGGACGGAAGCAATTGCGGCAACCCGATTGCCCGCGATGCCAGGGGGCCTTGGCAGCAGTTCGAAAGCCTGCTTGCCGAGCCATACATCCGCGGGCGCGAACTGACCGCGGCGGTGATCGACACGGCGGAGGGCACGCGGGCACTGGGGGTCACCGAACTGATCGTCGCCAGCGGCTTCTACGATTTCGAGAACAAGTATACCGACGGCAAGACCCAGCACATCTTCCCCGCGCAGATCCCCGAGAACATCGCCGCCCTCTGCCGCGAATATGCCGTCCGCGCCCACCGGGTGCTCGGTTGCCACGGCACCAGCCGCACCGATTTCCGCTGGGATGACGAACGCGGGGAGGAGGGGCTGTTCGTGCTTGAAACCAACACTCAGCCAGGAATGACCCCGCTCAGCCTTGTTCCCGAACAAGCGCGCCATTGCGGGATCGAATATCCGCAGCTGTGCGAAATGATCGTCGAAGAGGCGCTCCGGCGTTTTGGGCGCCGCTTCGGGAAACTCGGCTGA
- the murB gene encoding UDP-N-acetylmuramate dehydrogenase, which translates to MRAQPAPGSDHEATAGGHVPRGVRGDLTGNAPLAKLVWFKSGGSADWLFEPADLEDLTSFLSRLEPETPVMALGLGSNLIIRDGGVPGVVVRLGKAFSSVEVKRDQVIECGGGAPGILVASAARDAGIAGLEFLRGIPGTVGGFVRMNGGAYGREVADILVDCDVVMADGNCVNIPVSDLNYSYRHSRLPDGAIVVAARFKGVPGDPKVIGAEMDRIAAERENSQPLRTKTGGSTFKNPEGKKAWQLVEEAGCRGLSLGGAQVSEKHCNFLINTGEASSADIELLGEEVRRRVSDATGVALEWEIKRVGRP; encoded by the coding sequence ATGCGCGCCCAGCCGGCTCCCGGATCGGACCACGAGGCGACCGCCGGCGGCCATGTGCCGAGGGGCGTCCGCGGCGACCTGACGGGCAATGCTCCGCTGGCGAAGCTGGTGTGGTTCAAGAGCGGCGGGTCTGCGGACTGGCTGTTCGAACCTGCCGATCTCGAAGACCTGACCTCTTTCCTCTCCCGCCTAGAACCCGAAACCCCGGTGATGGCGCTGGGGCTCGGCTCCAATCTCATCATCCGCGATGGCGGGGTGCCCGGCGTGGTGGTGCGGCTGGGCAAGGCGTTTTCGAGTGTCGAAGTGAAGCGCGATCAAGTGATCGAATGCGGCGGCGGTGCTCCGGGCATTCTCGTGGCCTCGGCGGCACGCGATGCCGGGATTGCCGGGCTGGAATTCCTCCGCGGCATTCCCGGCACAGTGGGCGGCTTCGTGCGCATGAACGGCGGTGCCTACGGGCGCGAGGTGGCCGACATTCTGGTCGATTGCGACGTGGTCATGGCCGATGGGAACTGCGTGAACATTCCGGTGTCCGATCTCAACTATTCGTACCGCCATTCGCGCCTGCCCGATGGCGCGATCGTCGTCGCCGCACGGTTCAAGGGCGTTCCGGGCGATCCCAAGGTAATCGGCGCGGAAATGGACCGGATCGCCGCCGAACGCGAGAATTCGCAGCCTTTGCGGACCAAGACCGGCGGATCGACTTTCAAAAACCCTGAAGGGAAGAAGGCGTGGCAGCTGGTCGAAGAAGCAGGCTGTCGAGGACTGTCACTGGGCGGAGCGCAGGTGAGCGAGAAGCATTGCAATTTCCTGATCAACACCGGCGAGGCGAGCAGCGCCGATATCGAACTGCTGGGCGAAGAAGTGCGCCGCCGCGTGTCGGATGCGACCGGCGTGGCACTCGAATGGGAAATCAAGCGGGTGGGTAGGCCGTGA